One region of Amphiprion ocellaris isolate individual 3 ecotype Okinawa chromosome 9, ASM2253959v1, whole genome shotgun sequence genomic DNA includes:
- the sri gene encoding sorcin — translation MAYPGYGAPQGGFPGMQQDPLYGYFAAVAGQDGQISADELQQCLTQSGMSGSYKPFSHEACRLMINMLDRDMTGTMGFHEFKELSQVLNGWKATFVSYDRDHSGSVEGHEMQQAITTMGFNLSPQAMNCIMKRYSVNGKIHFDEFVSCCVRLRALTDQFRRRDTSHSGNATFQYDDFIQVTMNI, via the exons ATGGCCTACCCAGGATATGGTGCTCCCCAAGGTGGATTCCCAGGAATG CAACAAGATCCTCTCTATGGATATTTTGCAGCAGTTGCTGGACAG GATGGACAGATTTCAGCAGATGAGCTCCAGCAGTGCCTCACACAGTCCGGCATGTCTGGCTCATACAAAC CCTTCAGCCACGAGGCGTGCAGACTGATGATCAACATGTTGGAT AGAGACATGACCGGCACCATGGGCTTTCATGAGTTCAAGGAGTTAAGCCAGGTTCTGAACGGCTGGAAGGCGACCTTTGTGTCTTACGACCGGGaccacagtggctcagtggagGGCCATGAGATGCAGCAGGCCATCACCACCATGG GTTTCAATCTAAGCCCTCAGGCTATGAACTGCATCATGAAGCGCTACAGCGTGAATGGCAAAATCCACTTTGATGAATTTGTGAGCTGTTGTGTGAGACTGCGGGCCCTGACTG atcAGTTCCGAAGGAGGGACACGAGCCACTCTGGCAATGCTACATTTCAGTATGATGAT TTTATCCAGGTCACCATGAACATATGA